GGACCGGCAGGAAATTGAGGAACAGCAAGCTCTGCGCGTAATTGAGCCCTATGCGCCGGTAGCGCTCGTCGAGCATCTGCGTCAGCAGGTCCAGCCGCGCGACTATTTTCCCGAACTCGACGGCGAAGCTCAGGTTGCTCCCCTCCTCCGAAATTTCATTGGAAAACAACATCGGCGTGCCGTCCTTGTTCTGTCGCTGGCCCAGCAACCACGTGGCTTTCTCGATGTTGCGCGCCGCGTTGCTGACGAAGCGCGGGTCAATGGTATCGGTCATATAGAACTCGAGCCGATTGCCATGGGCCGTCACCAGCATGCTGCCGATGGCGTAGATGAATGCACCGACCCGATCGCCGAGAAACTCCGGGCTCATGGCGTAGCTCAGGGCGGCGAGATCCTTCTTGTTGCCCAGGGTTGGCAAAGGTTGTTGCTGCTCGATGGCCTGGCGCACCTGCTTGACGGCAATACGCGCATCCAGGAAGCCCGACTTACGCAGCTCTTCAGGGTTGCGCAGGTAAAGCTTGTGCATCAGCAGGTACAGACTTTCCAGGTTGTCATGCATCGAGAGCGTGGCCATGCGGTCGACACTGGTCTGCAAGAATTCCTGGGGCCGGGCGTTGCTGAACTGATTGACCATGTCCTGGCCCTGCTGCTGACTGCAGCCGCCGCTGAGCAGCAACAAAAGCCCTGCCAGCAGCAAGCCGCAGCGCCGTGGCAATACCATTTCGAAAGGGAAAACACCGGCCATTGAATCTCGGTCTGGGCATGGGGAAACGGTGGGGGTCGCCGCTTCCTGGCCATGGATAGAGCGGCAAAAGTCCCAAAAGTGCAGTGGTCGCCATCAAATCTCCCGCTCGGGTCAGGCTCGCCCCGCTCAATTAGTCTTACTTTTTAATTGATAATTCTGTATTTATGGCTATAAATCCCTTCGCAAGCCATAAATAGAAAGACTACTGAACAGAAAAACCTTCATCGCTGTCCGACCAAGTAACGGACTCGACCCGCGTTAAAACAACAACAAAACAACAGGAAGGAAGGTCACACCATGCTTGAATCCAAATATCTGCTCACGGCCCTCGGAGTCTCTCTGATGATCGCCACCTCATCCCAGGCCGCGGGCCTGACCAACGAACGCGTTGCGTTCGGCAAGACCAACGACGGCACCGCGGTTGAAAAATACATCCTGCGCAACAGCCATGGCATGGAGGCGACCGTCATCACCTATGGCGGGATCCTGCAATCGCTGGTCGTGCCGGACAAAAACGGCATGACCGCCGACATCGTGCTGGGCTTCGACGATGTTCAGGGCTATCAGAAGAACGGCAATGTGTATTTCGGCGCGACCATCGGCCGCTTCGGCAACCGCCTGGCCGGCGGCGCCTTCGAGCTGGACGGCAAGCGTTACCAAGTACCGCAGAACGATAAGGACAACTCCTTGCACGGCGGACCTCAAGGGTTCGACAAACGGGTATGGAAAGCCGAGCCGAGCAATGACAAGGATTCGGTGGGCGTGACCCTGACGTATGTATCGGCGGACGGCGAAATGGGTTTTCCCGGCAACCTGAAGACGGACGTTACCTACAGCCTCAACGATAAGAACGAGCTGCGCATCGACTACAAGGCCACCACCGACAAACCGACGGTGCTGAACCTGACCAACCACAGCTATTTCAACCTGGCTGGCGCGGGCAACGGCGACATCCTCAAGCAAGTCGCGACCCTGCACGCGTCGCGTTATACGCCGGTGACGGCCAAGCTCATCCCCACTGGCGAGCTGGCGCCTGTGGCTGGGACGCCTATGGACTTCACCAAGCCCACTGCCATTGGCACGCATATCAAGGCCGATCACCCTCAACTCAAATTTGCCGAGCCGAAACAGGGCGGCTTCGATTTCAACTGGGTGCTCGACGCCAAGGGGGACGTGAGCAAACTCGCCGCCGATGTCCAGGATCCGCAATCCGGACGGCGCCTGCAGCTCTATACCAGCGAACCCGGCGTGCAGTTCTACACCAGCAACTTCCTTGATGGCACGGTCAAGGGCAAGCAAGGCAAGGTCTATTCGCACTGGGGTGCGTTCACTCTCGAGACCCAGCACTACCCGGACTCGCCCAATCAGCCGTCCTTCCCTTCAACACGACTTGACCCGGGCCAGACCTACACCCAGGCCATGGTGCTGAAGTTCTCGGCCGAGTAACTTCCCCACGATTGATCGTTCCCGCCCGTTACACGGGAACGATCAAGATGGGAACACCTGGTCTATCCTGCTGCCACACGCTTTATCGACCCGCAGAGCAGGAGATGTGCATGAGAACTGTGGAATTGGCCGGTGTTTCGGTACCGGTAATCGGCCAGGGCACTTGGCGCCTGGGTGAAGAACCGTCCCATCACAAGAAGGAAGTGGCCGCCCTGCGCTTGGGCATCGAACTGGGCATGACGCTGATTGATACGGCGGAAATGTACGCCGAGGGCGGCGCCGAACACGTCGTTGGCGAAGCGATCACCGGGCTGCGCGACCAGGTGTTCCTGGTGAGCAAGGTCTATCCGCACAACGCCAGTCGTAAAGGCATTCCGTTGGCCTGCGAGCGCAGCCTACGGCGGCTCGACACCGATTACATCGACCTGTATCTGCTGCACTGGCGCGGCCAGTACCCGTTGGAAGAAACCGTCGAAGCGTTTGAACGCCTGCGCGAAGAAGGCAAGATCGGGCGCTGGGGCGTGTCGAACTTCGATGTCGCTGACCTCGAGGAATTGGCCTCGCCGGCCTGCGCCACCAATCAAGTGCTGTATAACCTGCAAGAACGCGGCATCGAATTCGACCTGCTGCCCTGGTGCCAGCAGCAGCGCATGCCGGTCATGGCTTACTGCCCGGTCGGCCAGGGTGGACATTTGCTGAAGGATCACACCCTGCAACAGATTGCCGAGCGCCACCGCGCGACGCCGGCGCAGATCGCCCTGGCCTGGCTCTTGCGCCAGGACAATGTCATCGCCATCCCCAAGGCCGTGCAACCTGAACATGTGCGCCTGAACGCCGAAGCAGCGAATCTGCAGCTTGAGCCCCAGGATTTGGCGGCGTTGGACCTGATGTTCCCGCAGCCACAGGGCAAGCAGCGGTTGGCGATGGTCTGACTCCACTGAAATCGGCGGGCACTGACCTGTGGCGAGTCATGGAAAATCAGAACAACCCCATCTGCCCCCCGATCAACGTTGAAAAATCATCGTCCACAAACGGCAGGATCGCATCCGCCAATGGCTGCAGCTGCTTGGTCACGTAGTGGTCGTAGTCGATTGGCGCACTACGGGTTTCCAGTGGTTCAGGTCCTGTGACGGTGATCACGTAGCTGATCCAGCCACCGTTCTGATACTGCCGTGGACGGCCCTGGCGCTCGTTGAACTCATCGGCGAGCCGCGCTGCCCGAACGTGGGGAGGAACGTTGCGTTCGTAGTCATCCAGCGGACGGCGCAGGCGCTTGCGGTAGACCAGTCGATCATCGAACGCCCCGGCCAGCGTCTGCTGGACATAATTGCGCACGTAGTCCTGATAGGGCTTGCGATGGAAGATCCGCCCGTACAGCTCCTGCTGGAACTGCCGGGCCAGGGGCGACCAGTCGGTGCGCACGGTTTCCAGGCCCTTGTAGATGATTTCGTCGCTGCCGTCGGCACGGGTCACCAGGCCGGCGTAGCGCTTCTTGCTGCCCTCCTCCGTGCCACGAATCGTGGGCATCAGGAAGCGCTTGAAATGGGTTTCGAACTGCAGCTCCAGCGCACTCTGCAATCCATACTCGTCGCGCACATGATCGCCCCACCATTGGTTGACGTAAGCGACCAGGTCCCGGCCGATCTGCGCGGCCTCTTCCTGGCCGTGAGCCCGGCCCAACCAGACGAATGTCGAGTCGGTATCGCCATAGATCACCACGTGCCCCTGGGCTTCGATCAGCTGCCGGGTGCGCTGCATGATCTGGTGTCCGCGCAGGGTGATGGACGACGCCAGCCGTGTATCAAAGAAGCGACAGCCGCTGGAGCCGAGCACGCCGTAAAACGCGTTCATGATGATTTTCAGCGCCTGGGACAGCGGCGCGTTGTGTTCGCGCTTGGCCGTTTCCCGGCCTTCGGCGACCCGCGCCACGATGGCGGGCAGGCAGTGGCGGGTGCGGGAGAACCGCGCCCCGCGAAAACCGGGCACCGACTCGCCATCGTCCGGGTGGCGCAGGCCTTCGATCAAGCCCACCGGATCGATGAGGAAGGTGCGGATGATCGACGGGTACAGGCTCTTGTAGTCCAGCACCAGCACTGACTCATAGAGCCCCGGCTGGGAGTCCATGACAAACCCGCCAGGGCTCGCCTCGGGCGGACGCTGGCCAAGGTTCGGCGCGACGAAACCCTGGCGGTGCATCAGCGGCATGTACAAATGCGTGAACGCCGCCACCGATCCCCCGCTGCGATCCGCCGGCAGGCCGGTGACGCTGGCCCGCTCCAGCAGGAACTTGAGCAGCTCGGTCTTGGCGAAGATCCGCGTGACCAACTCGCAGTCCTTGAGGTTGTAGCGAGCCAGGGCCGGCTTGTCCTCGGCGAACATGCGGTTGATTTCATCCATGCGCTGGTAGGGGTTGTCGATGGACTTGCCTTCACCGAGCAGCGTCTGGGCGACGTTTTCCAGGCTGAACGAGGGAAAGCTCCACGTGGCCGAACGCAAGGACTCGATCCCGTCGATGATCAACCGCCCAGCCGCCGAGGCGAAGAAATGGTTGTTGCGCGCGCCGTGCTCGCGCCATTGCATTTCTTCGCCACCACGCCCCAGGCGCAGCGGCACGGCCAGCCGGCGGGCGTGTTCATGCAGCACGCGCAAATCGAACTGCACCAGGTTCCAGCCGATGATCGCGTCGGGGTCGAAGCGAGCGAACCATTCGTTGAGTTTCTTCAGCAGCAACGTGCGGGATTCGCAATATTCGAGCTGGAAATCCACAGCGCTGTCGTCGCCGTTGGGCGGCCCGAGCATATACACCTGGCGCTCGCCGCAGCCTTCCAGGGCGATGGAATAGAGATCACCCTGGGCGGTGGTTTCGATGTCCAGGGACACCAGTCGCAACGGTGGACGGTACTCAGGCGCCGGTTTCATCTGGGCGTCGACCAGTTGGCCATCCGCGGCCGGCGTGCCGCCGAACCAGACCGGCGCGGTGATGAAGCGCTCCATCAGGTAACGCTCCGGCGGCCGGATGTCAGCCTCGAACACCTCGACGCCGGCGCGGCGCAACGTGGTGTCCAGGCGCATCAGTTGCGCATGTTGCCGGCAATACAGGCCCAGCACCGGGCGATGCTCGAAATCCAGCAGCTCCAGGGGACGCAACTCGACATCCTTCTCGCCCTGCAGCAGCGCCTCAACCTGGCCGCGCTGGACCTGCGGCACGAACGCCACCGATGGCTGCACCGGCAGGCGCACACGGCGGGGACCGGCGTCGGTGGCCAGCCAGAACTCGACTTCAGTGCCCGCCGGGGTATCGCGCCAATGCCGGGTCAGGACGAAGCCCTGCTGTAGATCCACCGCTGAAACCTCAGATTTTACATAAGGGGTGATTCTACCTGTGGCGAGGGGATTTATCCCCGCTGGGCTTGCGCAGCAGCCCTAAAACTACCAACGCGATTTATCAGGCCGATGTAATCCTCTTATCGGGGCTGCTGCGCAGCCAACGGGGATAAATCCCCTCGCCACAACTGCGCAAGACATTACTTTTACACGAATCCAGCTTTCATGACGCTTTTGGACGGCTGACTGCCGCTTTATCGCTTGCTCTGCGCCGTTGGGTCTACGATTCTTAAACCACCCGCAAAAACGCTACCCGAGGCCACCCATGAAAACCGTCGCGCAGTTGCTCCGGATAAAAGACGAGAAGAACCAGCAAGTGCATACCATTTCACCGGACGACATGGTGCTGCAGGCGCTGATGCGCATGGCCGAAAAAAACGTCGGCGCCCTGCTGGTAGTAAAAAACGACGAAGTGCTGGGCATCATCAGCGAGCGCGACTACGCACGCAAAATGGTCTTGCATGGCCGCTCCTCGGTGGGCACGAAAGTCAGTGACATCATGGTTTCGCCGGTCATCACCATCGATCCTCATCAAACCGTCGAGACTTGCCTGAGCATCATGACCGATAAGCACCTGCGGCATTTGCCGGTGGTGGAGGACGGCAAGCTGGTCGGCCTGTTGTCCATTGGTGACCTGGTCAAGGAAGCCATTGCCGAGCAGGCGGACCTGATCAGACAACTGGAGCAATACATTCGCGGCGAATGATTGGCGCGGACGGGTTGCTCATTTCCAACTCACTTCTATATTGAAGGAGTTGTCCCTGCCGAGCATCCCCATGGCCGTTACCGACCGACTGATCATTTGTGAGCATTGCGATGCGGTATACGAGCCGGTTGCGCTGGTCCCGCATCAAAAAGCCATGTGTTTGCAATGCCACGCGGTGATCCAGCGGTACAACGGCCTGAGCATTGAACAGCGCCTGGCCTTGAGCATCACTGCGGCGGTGCTGTGGACCTTCGCCAATGTGTATCCGGTGATGAGCATCCGGCTCCAGGGCCTGAGCAACAGCGCTACGTTGTGGGATTCCGTCTTGGCCCTGAGCCAGGGACCCATCACCTTCATCGCCCTGGTGGCTGCGGTCGCGATCATCATTGCTCCCGCCCTCCAACTTGCGCTGTTGCTATGGGTATTGGGCTACGCCCATGCCAATCGACGGGCACCCGCCTTCAACCTGTGCATGCGCAGCCTGGAAACCCTGCGACCGTGGAGCATGCTGGAGGTGTGCCTGCTGGGTGCGCTGGTAGCCGTCATCAAGCTTGCCGGGTTGCTCGACGTGCTGCCAGGCATCGGCCTGTTCGCCCTGGCCGTCTTGAGCCTGCTGATGATCCGTATTGCCGGTCGTGATATCCGCGACCTATGGGACAGCCTGTGAACGCTACACTGCGGGAAAACCCGCCCCGAGCCAGGGATTTCAACCTGTGCCTGTGCCACAGCTGCGGCCTGGCCTGCGACATGACCAACGAGCCCGAGGCCTGCCCGCGCTGCGATGCCGCCCTGCACCGGCGCAAACCCGATACCCTCACCCGCACTTGGGCCTACATGCTGGCGGCGCTGGTGTTCTACATCCCGGCCAACCTGCTACCGGTCATGAATACCCAGATGCTCGGCGACGGCGCGGACAGCACTATCATCAGCGGCGTCCTCGAGTTCTGGCACAGTGGTGCCTGGGACATCGCGCTGATCATCTTCATCGCCAGCATCGCGGTCCCCGGCATCAAGTTCGTCGTGCTGACGCTCTTGCTGGTGACCGTGCAACGCCGCAGCAACTGGGCCCAGGTCCAGCGCGCCAAGCTGTACCGGCTGGTCGAGATCATCGGCTACTGGTCGATGCTTGACGTGCTGGTGGTGGCCCTGGTGGCGGCGCTGGTGAAGTTCCAGGCCCTGAGCGACATCGAACCGCGACCGGGAATTCTGTTCTTCGGCCTCGTGGTGCTGTTTACCATGCTGTCGGCCATGAGTTTCGACCCACGGCTGATCTGGGATACCCAACCCTGCGAGGAGCTCGTGGATGAAGTCGCAAGCCACTGACGGACAGCCCACACCGGGCCGTGCCCATGTCACCACCCGTCGTTGGTCGGTCTCGCTGGTGTGGATCGTGCCGATCATCGCGGTGCTGGTGGGCGTATCCCTGGTGGTCCACAACTGGCTGCAGGAAGGGCCGACCATCACTATCACCTTCAAGACAGGTGAAGGCCTGACCGCCAACAAGACCCCGGTCAAATACCGCAATGTGGTGATCGGCCAGGTCACCGACGTGCAACTGAGCGACGATCAGAAAAACGTCACTGCCACGGTCAAGCTGGCCAAGACTGCCGACACCTTTACCCACGAAGACTCGGTGTTCTGGGTGGTGAGGCCGCGCAT
The Pseudomonas marvdashtae genome window above contains:
- a CDS encoding aldose epimerase family protein; the encoded protein is MLESKYLLTALGVSLMIATSSQAAGLTNERVAFGKTNDGTAVEKYILRNSHGMEATVITYGGILQSLVVPDKNGMTADIVLGFDDVQGYQKNGNVYFGATIGRFGNRLAGGAFELDGKRYQVPQNDKDNSLHGGPQGFDKRVWKAEPSNDKDSVGVTLTYVSADGEMGFPGNLKTDVTYSLNDKNELRIDYKATTDKPTVLNLTNHSYFNLAGAGNGDILKQVATLHASRYTPVTAKLIPTGELAPVAGTPMDFTKPTAIGTHIKADHPQLKFAEPKQGGFDFNWVLDAKGDVSKLAADVQDPQSGRRLQLYTSEPGVQFYTSNFLDGTVKGKQGKVYSHWGAFTLETQHYPDSPNQPSFPSTRLDPGQTYTQAMVLKFSAE
- a CDS encoding aldo/keto reductase, with the translated sequence MRTVELAGVSVPVIGQGTWRLGEEPSHHKKEVAALRLGIELGMTLIDTAEMYAEGGAEHVVGEAITGLRDQVFLVSKVYPHNASRKGIPLACERSLRRLDTDYIDLYLLHWRGQYPLEETVEAFERLREEGKIGRWGVSNFDVADLEELASPACATNQVLYNLQERGIEFDLLPWCQQQRMPVMAYCPVGQGGHLLKDHTLQQIAERHRATPAQIALAWLLRQDNVIAIPKAVQPEHVRLNAEAANLQLEPQDLAALDLMFPQPQGKQRLAMV
- a CDS encoding DNA polymerase II → MDLQQGFVLTRHWRDTPAGTEVEFWLATDAGPRRVRLPVQPSVAFVPQVQRGQVEALLQGEKDVELRPLELLDFEHRPVLGLYCRQHAQLMRLDTTLRRAGVEVFEADIRPPERYLMERFITAPVWFGGTPAADGQLVDAQMKPAPEYRPPLRLVSLDIETTAQGDLYSIALEGCGERQVYMLGPPNGDDSAVDFQLEYCESRTLLLKKLNEWFARFDPDAIIGWNLVQFDLRVLHEHARRLAVPLRLGRGGEEMQWREHGARNNHFFASAAGRLIIDGIESLRSATWSFPSFSLENVAQTLLGEGKSIDNPYQRMDEINRMFAEDKPALARYNLKDCELVTRIFAKTELLKFLLERASVTGLPADRSGGSVAAFTHLYMPLMHRQGFVAPNLGQRPPEASPGGFVMDSQPGLYESVLVLDYKSLYPSIIRTFLIDPVGLIEGLRHPDDGESVPGFRGARFSRTRHCLPAIVARVAEGRETAKREHNAPLSQALKIIMNAFYGVLGSSGCRFFDTRLASSITLRGHQIMQRTRQLIEAQGHVVIYGDTDSTFVWLGRAHGQEEAAQIGRDLVAYVNQWWGDHVRDEYGLQSALELQFETHFKRFLMPTIRGTEEGSKKRYAGLVTRADGSDEIIYKGLETVRTDWSPLARQFQQELYGRIFHRKPYQDYVRNYVQQTLAGAFDDRLVYRKRLRRPLDDYERNVPPHVRAARLADEFNERQGRPRQYQNGGWISYVITVTGPEPLETRSAPIDYDHYVTKQLQPLADAILPFVDDDFSTLIGGQMGLF
- a CDS encoding CBS domain-containing protein; amino-acid sequence: MKTVAQLLRIKDEKNQQVHTISPDDMVLQALMRMAEKNVGALLVVKNDEVLGIISERDYARKMVLHGRSSVGTKVSDIMVSPVITIDPHQTVETCLSIMTDKHLRHLPVVEDGKLVGLLSIGDLVKEAIAEQADLIRQLEQYIRGE
- a CDS encoding paraquat-inducible protein A yields the protein MAVTDRLIICEHCDAVYEPVALVPHQKAMCLQCHAVIQRYNGLSIEQRLALSITAAVLWTFANVYPVMSIRLQGLSNSATLWDSVLALSQGPITFIALVAAVAIIIAPALQLALLLWVLGYAHANRRAPAFNLCMRSLETLRPWSMLEVCLLGALVAVIKLAGLLDVLPGIGLFALAVLSLLMIRIAGRDIRDLWDSL
- a CDS encoding paraquat-inducible protein A, giving the protein MGQPVNATLRENPPRARDFNLCLCHSCGLACDMTNEPEACPRCDAALHRRKPDTLTRTWAYMLAALVFYIPANLLPVMNTQMLGDGADSTIISGVLEFWHSGAWDIALIIFIASIAVPGIKFVVLTLLLVTVQRRSNWAQVQRAKLYRLVEIIGYWSMLDVLVVALVAALVKFQALSDIEPRPGILFFGLVVLFTMLSAMSFDPRLIWDTQPCEELVDEVASH